The following are encoded together in the Halopiger aswanensis genome:
- the meaB gene encoding methylmalonyl Co-A mutase-associated GTPase MeaB, translating into MSGDESDRPTQSLSDDDRALLEDLLAGKHRALARVISKIEDRSPGYRALVSELYSHTGEADVIGITGSPGAGKSTLVDKLAETYRERGETVGIIAIDPSSPFSGGAVLGDRIRMASTVGDMDVFVRSMSARGTLGGLSTATADAVKAMDAFGKDKIIIETVGAGQNEIDIVRTADTVAVLVPPGSGDDVQTLKAGILEIADIFVVNKADRDGADRTVQELREMINLGEDGGAGPGAGAGHHGVGATTESEKPNAGADEDDSDGDADDSWRPPIVETVATTGDGVADFVDELAAHRDYLVDSGTLADNARQRYAEEIRTHLREDVHALLEEQLERAGGVDDLAEAVRRGETDPYSIVDDVLEPVEACVGDLETDLADGERGDRGDE; encoded by the coding sequence ATGAGCGGTGACGAGTCCGATCGCCCGACGCAGTCGCTCAGTGACGACGACCGGGCGCTGCTCGAGGACCTGCTCGCGGGGAAACACCGCGCGCTGGCGCGGGTCATCTCGAAGATCGAGGACCGGTCGCCGGGCTACCGCGCGCTGGTCTCGGAACTCTATTCCCACACGGGCGAGGCCGACGTCATCGGAATCACGGGCAGCCCCGGGGCCGGCAAGTCGACGCTGGTCGACAAACTGGCCGAAACCTACCGCGAGCGGGGCGAAACGGTCGGCATTATCGCGATCGATCCGTCCTCGCCGTTCTCCGGCGGCGCGGTGCTCGGCGACCGCATCCGGATGGCCTCCACCGTGGGGGATATGGACGTCTTCGTGCGCTCGATGAGCGCCCGCGGGACGCTCGGCGGACTGTCGACGGCCACCGCGGACGCGGTCAAGGCGATGGACGCCTTCGGCAAGGACAAGATCATCATCGAGACCGTCGGCGCCGGCCAGAACGAGATCGACATCGTCCGCACGGCCGACACCGTCGCCGTCCTCGTCCCGCCGGGCTCGGGCGACGACGTCCAGACGCTGAAGGCCGGCATCCTCGAGATCGCCGATATCTTCGTGGTCAACAAGGCCGATCGCGACGGCGCCGACCGCACGGTCCAGGAACTGCGCGAGATGATCAACCTCGGCGAGGATGGCGGGGCCGGGCCCGGAGCGGGCGCCGGCCACCACGGCGTCGGCGCGACGACCGAGTCCGAGAAACCCAACGCAGGTGCCGACGAGGACGACAGCGACGGCGACGCCGACGACAGCTGGCGCCCCCCGATCGTCGAAACCGTCGCCACCACCGGCGACGGCGTCGCCGACTTCGTCGACGAACTCGCCGCCCACCGCGACTACCTCGTCGACTCCGGCACCCTCGCCGACAACGCCCGCCAGCGCTACGCCGAGGAGATCCGTACCCACCTCCGCGAGGACGTCCACGCCCTGCTCGAGGAGCAACTCGAGCGCGCCGGCGGCGTCGACGACCTCGCAGAGGCCGTCCGCCGCGGCGAGACGGATCCCTACTCGATCGTCGACGATGTCCTCGAGCCGGTCGAAGCCTGCGTGGGAGACCTCGAGACCGATCTCGCGGACGGCGAGCGCGGCGACCGCGGCGACGAGTAG
- a CDS encoding alpha/beta fold hydrolase, translating to MKARTVLGAALGTVGAAVLGNRLLTRRAGDLENPLVGVERTYRWRGIETAYTVAGDPNDPDMLLLHGIYTGASSHEFEPVVEQLAEDYHVIAVDLPGFGRSERPPLVYSSTLYAEFIRDFAADVTDEPIVVSSSLTGALAVDAAGEDESEFDHLVLICPTDETTGQRPWVRTLLRTPIVGTTLYNLLASKPSIRYFYDRDGYYDSDRIDAEEVRYAWDSAHQPGARYAPASFAAGMLDPGADSAFDLKTELAALETPTTLVWGRDAELVPLREGRDLAEAADTDLVVIDYATQLPHAEHPDKFVEYLTAELLHAGPSAGRDGNFDE from the coding sequence ATGAAGGCCCGCACAGTCCTCGGAGCGGCGCTCGGAACCGTTGGTGCAGCCGTCCTCGGCAATCGCCTCCTGACGAGACGCGCCGGCGACCTCGAGAACCCGCTGGTCGGCGTCGAGCGAACCTACCGGTGGCGCGGGATCGAAACGGCCTACACGGTCGCCGGCGACCCGAACGATCCGGACATGCTCTTGCTCCACGGGATCTACACCGGCGCGAGTAGCCACGAGTTCGAGCCGGTCGTCGAGCAACTGGCCGAGGACTACCACGTGATCGCGGTCGACCTCCCCGGCTTCGGGCGCTCGGAGCGGCCGCCGCTTGTCTACTCGTCGACCCTCTACGCCGAGTTTATCCGGGACTTCGCGGCCGACGTCACCGACGAGCCGATCGTCGTCTCTTCCTCGCTGACCGGGGCGCTGGCCGTCGACGCCGCCGGCGAGGACGAAAGCGAGTTCGACCACCTCGTGCTCATCTGTCCGACCGACGAGACCACCGGGCAGCGACCGTGGGTCCGGACCCTGCTCCGGACGCCGATCGTCGGCACGACGCTCTACAATCTGCTGGCGAGCAAGCCGTCGATCCGGTACTTCTACGACCGCGACGGCTACTACGACAGCGACCGCATCGACGCGGAGGAGGTCCGGTACGCCTGGGACAGCGCCCACCAGCCCGGCGCGCGGTACGCTCCCGCGTCGTTCGCCGCCGGCATGCTCGATCCCGGCGCCGACTCGGCGTTCGACCTCAAGACCGAACTCGCGGCGCTCGAGACGCCGACCACGCTCGTCTGGGGCCGCGACGCCGAACTCGTCCCGCTGCGCGAGGGGCGGGATCTGGCCGAGGCCGCGGACACCGACCTCGTCGTCATCGATTACGCGACGCAGCTACCCCACGCCGAACACCCGGACAAATTCGTCGAGTACCTGACCGCGGAGCTGTTACACGCCGGTCCGAGCGCAGGTAGAGACGGCAATTTCGACGAGTAA
- a CDS encoding MFS transporter encodes MRKLVGWLVAQFAVDRRVLALAFARMADGIGNSFLIIVIPLYVASDVVGGPTFGLAESMIIGVILSLFGFLNSSFQPLTGRLSDRFGRRKPFILVGLAGLAVTNLAYVLAETYVALVVIRGLQGVSVSFIIPASVALVNELATTDDRGGNMGVYNTFRLIGFGAGPVAAGAVVNLGPYRLGGLTLGGFDAAFAVATVTATIGFLLVTVLITDPESTQANAGADLSIDVFDRSGSNLLDPIFTLGVVSLFMAAAIALFATIQPQVNARLEQGSTWFGLQFAAFIVAQIVLQTPIGRACDRYGRRPFILGGMIVLVPSTLVQGFVLTSEAMFLARLAQGIAGAMVFAPALALAGDLAPEGESGSKLSVLTMAFGFGIAVGPFASGALVGYGFAAPFVFGTVLASLGAILVYTQVEETLETTASVSLPFVGGD; translated from the coding sequence ATGCGGAAGTTAGTCGGCTGGCTGGTCGCGCAGTTCGCCGTCGACCGGCGCGTCCTCGCGCTGGCCTTCGCCCGGATGGCCGACGGGATCGGCAACTCGTTTCTGATTATCGTCATCCCGCTGTACGTCGCGAGCGACGTCGTCGGCGGGCCAACCTTCGGCCTCGCGGAGTCGATGATCATCGGCGTGATCCTCTCGCTCTTTGGCTTTCTCAACAGCAGCTTTCAGCCGCTGACGGGCCGGCTCTCGGACCGGTTCGGTCGACGCAAGCCGTTCATTCTGGTCGGGCTCGCCGGCCTCGCGGTGACGAATCTCGCGTACGTCCTCGCGGAGACGTACGTCGCCCTGGTCGTCATCCGCGGGCTGCAGGGGGTCAGCGTTTCCTTCATCATTCCCGCGTCGGTCGCGCTGGTCAACGAACTCGCGACGACGGACGACCGCGGCGGGAACATGGGCGTCTACAACACCTTTCGGCTGATCGGCTTCGGCGCCGGTCCGGTTGCAGCCGGTGCGGTCGTCAACCTCGGCCCCTACCGACTGGGCGGCCTGACGCTCGGCGGGTTCGACGCCGCGTTCGCGGTCGCCACGGTCACGGCCACGATCGGGTTCCTGCTCGTGACCGTCCTCATCACCGATCCCGAGTCCACGCAGGCTAACGCGGGCGCGGACCTCTCGATCGACGTGTTCGATCGATCGGGCTCGAACCTGCTCGACCCGATCTTCACGCTGGGCGTCGTGTCGCTGTTCATGGCCGCGGCCATCGCCCTGTTCGCGACGATTCAGCCGCAAGTCAACGCCCGCCTCGAGCAGGGCTCGACCTGGTTCGGGCTGCAGTTCGCGGCCTTCATCGTCGCCCAGATCGTCCTCCAGACGCCGATCGGGCGGGCCTGCGACCGGTACGGGCGGCGGCCGTTCATTCTGGGCGGGATGATCGTTCTCGTCCCCTCGACGCTCGTACAGGGGTTCGTGCTGACCTCCGAGGCGATGTTTCTGGCGCGACTGGCCCAGGGAATTGCGGGGGCGATGGTGTTCGCGCCGGCGCTCGCGCTGGCGGGCGATCTCGCGCCGGAGGGCGAGTCCGGCTCGAAGCTCTCCGTGCTGACGATGGCCTTCGGCTTCGGAATCGCCGTCGGCCCGTTCGCCTCGGGCGCGCTGGTCGGCTACGGCTTCGCCGCGCCGTTCGTCTTCGGAACGGTCCTCGCGTCTCTTGGCGCGATTTTAGTCTACACGCAGGTCGAGGAAACCCTCGAGACGACGGCGTCGGTGTCGCTGCCGTTCGTCGGCGGCGATTGA
- a CDS encoding LysE family translocator, with translation MSILTTALAGIVFGLALAAPPGPMNAIIAEESVVRGWIAGFWAGLGAMLADALFFVLTLAGVVAVIDRYPFVRPALYLAGGLLMLYFAIGAIEEARATASFTDEAEHDAAAANAKGFRKTFVLSLTNPYQIGFWLTVGVGLLETGTLDVFSHVPAVGEQLAGTLLVQTGSPALLVGFFGGIAIWIVTYPAALSSAGKRVDALAPAVAAGSAAVLVGFGLLFLAVGTMSVL, from the coding sequence GTGTCGATACTCACGACTGCACTCGCAGGAATCGTCTTCGGACTGGCGCTGGCGGCGCCGCCGGGACCGATGAACGCCATTATCGCCGAGGAGAGCGTCGTCCGCGGCTGGATTGCAGGCTTCTGGGCCGGCCTGGGCGCGATGCTGGCGGACGCGCTCTTTTTCGTTCTGACGCTGGCCGGCGTCGTCGCCGTGATCGACCGCTATCCGTTCGTCCGGCCCGCGCTCTACCTCGCGGGCGGGCTGCTCATGCTGTACTTCGCTATCGGCGCGATCGAAGAAGCCCGTGCGACCGCGTCGTTTACCGACGAGGCCGAGCACGACGCCGCCGCGGCGAACGCGAAGGGGTTTCGCAAGACGTTCGTCCTCTCGCTGACCAACCCCTACCAGATCGGCTTCTGGCTCACGGTCGGCGTCGGTCTCCTCGAGACGGGGACCCTCGACGTCTTCTCGCACGTCCCGGCCGTCGGCGAGCAACTCGCCGGGACGCTGCTCGTCCAGACCGGTTCCCCGGCCCTGTTGGTGGGCTTTTTCGGCGGGATCGCGATCTGGATCGTCACCTACCCGGCGGCGCTGTCCTCGGCGGGAAAGCGCGTCGACGCGCTCGCGCCGGCGGTCGCCGCCGGAAGCGCGGCCGTCCTCGTCGGCTTCGGCCTGCTCTTTCTGGCTGTCGGCACGATGAGCGTCCTGTGA
- a CDS encoding TlpA family protein disulfide reductase, with the protein MNRREAVAGVASVGVLGTGVAVLQRGLPFGDDGPAEETADDGDDSGIDPLAVDVLEDERGDAAATDTLSVPNDGVTLAMIFSPVCSRCRALLPELAAAREELRADYGDALTVLSATSQGMPDQLRDWWAENDGQWVLGYDPDRRLGDRYDVVGHPTLLAIDGAGTLQWDNRGQLEAEQIVGNVEPVLEAHAGANGETQ; encoded by the coding sequence GTGAATCGCCGCGAGGCCGTCGCCGGCGTCGCGAGCGTCGGCGTGCTCGGCACCGGCGTCGCGGTCCTGCAGCGCGGGCTTCCGTTCGGGGACGACGGGCCGGCAGAGGAGACCGCGGACGACGGCGACGACAGCGGGATCGATCCCCTCGCCGTCGACGTTCTCGAGGACGAGCGCGGCGACGCGGCCGCGACCGATACACTGTCCGTTCCGAACGACGGCGTTACGCTCGCGATGATTTTCTCGCCGGTCTGTAGCCGTTGTCGGGCGCTGCTGCCCGAACTCGCGGCGGCGCGCGAAGAACTTCGTGCGGACTACGGCGACGCGCTGACCGTCCTCTCGGCCACGTCCCAGGGGATGCCCGACCAACTTCGCGACTGGTGGGCCGAAAACGACGGGCAGTGGGTCCTCGGCTACGATCCGGACCGGCGACTCGGCGATCGGTACGACGTCGTCGGCCACCCGACGCTGCTGGCGATCGACGGCGCCGGAACGCTGCAGTGGGACAACCGCGGCCAACTCGAGGCCGAACAGATCGTCGGGAACGTCGAACCGGTGCTCGAGGCGCACGCGGGTGCGAACGGCGAGACGCAGTAG
- a CDS encoding DNA topoisomerase I, with protein sequence MELIITEKDNAARRIADILSGGTYDSSRENGVNVYEWGGKRCVGLSGHVVGVDFPDEYSDWRDVEPVELIDADVEKTATKENIVATLRIFARKATSVTIATDYDREGELIGKEAYEIVRDVNEDVPIRRVRFSSITENEVQEAFENPDDLDFDLAAAGEARQIIDLIWGAALTRFLSLSAGQLGNDFISVGRVQSPTLKLIVDREREIQAFDPEDYWELFADLAKDDTTFESQYFYRDEDDNEAERVWEEAVAEEVYDTLSSNDAATVVDVNRRTRTDAPPTPFNTTQFIRAAGALGYSAQRAMSIAEDLYTAGYITYPRTDNTVYPDDLDPEELLDDFVGHPTLGESAEDLLEADEIQPTEGDEETTDHPPIHPTGEIPSRGDVSDDEWEIFELVVRRFYATVAEAAVWEHLKVVSEVEDYRLKANGKRLVEPGYHDVYPYFSTTENYVPDVEEGEELALSDVELEAKQTQPPRRYGQSRLIETMEDMGIGTKSTRHNTLEKLYDRGYIESDPPRPTKLAMAVVDAAENYADRVVSEEMTAQLEADMDAIASGEADLSDVTDESREMLEEIFANLAESREEIGDHLRKSLKDDKRLGPCPECGEDLLVRNSRHGSYFIGCDGYPDCEYTLPLPSTGKPLILENECEEHGLHEVKMLAGRQTFVHGCPLCKAEDAGEGPILGDCPECGEEHDGELAVKTLQSGSRLVGCTRYPDCEYSLPLPRRGEIEVTDERCDEHDLPELVVHSGDEPWELGCPICNYQEFQARESDSGSDLEALDGLGAKTVEKLADAGIESIDDLTDADPDAVAEDVDGVSADRIRNWQAEA encoded by the coding sequence GTGGAACTGATCATCACCGAGAAGGACAACGCCGCGCGACGGATCGCCGACATCCTCTCGGGCGGGACGTACGACTCGAGCCGCGAGAACGGCGTCAACGTCTACGAGTGGGGCGGCAAGCGCTGCGTCGGGCTGTCGGGCCACGTCGTCGGCGTCGACTTCCCCGACGAGTACTCCGACTGGCGCGACGTCGAGCCGGTCGAGCTCATCGACGCCGACGTCGAGAAGACGGCGACGAAGGAGAACATCGTCGCAACCTTGCGCATCTTCGCCCGCAAGGCGACTAGCGTAACGATCGCGACGGACTACGACCGCGAGGGCGAACTCATCGGCAAGGAGGCCTACGAGATCGTCCGCGACGTCAACGAGGACGTTCCCATTCGCCGCGTTCGATTCTCCTCGATCACCGAAAACGAAGTGCAGGAGGCCTTCGAGAACCCCGACGATCTGGACTTCGACCTCGCGGCCGCCGGCGAGGCCCGCCAGATCATCGACCTCATCTGGGGCGCCGCCCTGACCCGCTTCCTCTCGCTGTCTGCGGGTCAACTGGGCAACGACTTCATCTCCGTCGGCCGGGTCCAGTCGCCGACGCTCAAGCTGATCGTCGACCGCGAGCGCGAGATTCAGGCGTTCGATCCCGAGGACTACTGGGAGCTGTTCGCGGATCTGGCGAAGGACGACACCACCTTCGAGTCCCAGTACTTCTACCGCGACGAGGACGACAACGAGGCCGAGCGCGTCTGGGAGGAAGCCGTCGCCGAGGAGGTCTACGACACCCTCTCGAGCAACGACGCGGCCACCGTCGTCGACGTCAACCGGCGGACCCGCACCGACGCGCCGCCGACGCCGTTCAACACCACCCAGTTCATCCGCGCGGCCGGCGCGCTGGGCTACTCCGCCCAGCGGGCGATGTCGATCGCCGAGGACCTCTACACGGCCGGCTACATCACCTACCCGCGGACGGACAACACCGTCTACCCCGACGATCTGGACCCCGAGGAACTGCTCGACGACTTCGTCGGCCACCCGACGCTCGGCGAGTCCGCCGAGGACCTGCTCGAGGCCGACGAAATCCAGCCGACGGAAGGCGACGAGGAGACGACCGACCACCCGCCGATCCACCCGACCGGCGAGATTCCTTCCCGTGGCGACGTCAGCGACGACGAGTGGGAGATCTTCGAACTCGTCGTCCGGCGCTTCTACGCGACCGTCGCCGAGGCCGCGGTCTGGGAGCACCTCAAGGTCGTCAGCGAGGTCGAGGACTACCGCCTGAAGGCCAACGGTAAGCGCCTCGTCGAGCCCGGCTACCACGACGTCTACCCGTACTTCTCCACCACGGAGAACTACGTCCCCGACGTCGAGGAGGGCGAGGAACTCGCGCTCTCCGACGTCGAACTCGAGGCGAAGCAGACCCAGCCACCCCGCCGCTACGGCCAGTCGCGGCTCATCGAGACCATGGAGGACATGGGCATCGGGACGAAGTCGACCCGCCACAACACCCTCGAGAAACTGTACGATCGGGGCTACATCGAGAGCGATCCGCCCCGCCCGACGAAGCTCGCGATGGCCGTCGTCGACGCCGCCGAGAACTACGCCGACCGCGTCGTCAGCGAGGAGATGACCGCCCAACTCGAGGCCGACATGGACGCCATCGCCTCCGGCGAGGCGGACCTCTCCGACGTCACCGACGAGTCCCGCGAGATGCTCGAGGAGATCTTCGCGAACCTCGCCGAGTCCCGGGAAGAGATCGGCGACCACCTCCGGAAGTCGCTCAAGGACGACAAACGGCTGGGCCCCTGCCCCGAGTGCGGCGAGGACCTGCTGGTGCGCAACAGTCGCCACGGCTCCTACTTCATCGGCTGTGACGGCTACCCCGACTGCGAGTACACGCTGCCGCTGCCCTCGACGGGCAAGCCGCTCATCCTCGAAAACGAGTGCGAGGAGCACGGCTTACACGAGGTCAAGATGCTCGCCGGCCGGCAGACGTTCGTCCACGGCTGTCCGCTCTGTAAGGCCGAAGACGCCGGGGAGGGTCCGATCCTCGGTGACTGTCCCGAGTGCGGCGAGGAGCACGACGGCGAGTTGGCCGTCAAGACGCTCCAGAGCGGCTCCCGGCTCGTCGGCTGTACGCGCTACCCCGACTGCGAGTACTCGCTGCCGCTCCCGCGGCGCGGCGAGATCGAGGTCACCGACGAGCGCTGCGACGAGCACGACCTCCCCGAACTCGTCGTCCACAGCGGCGACGAACCGTGGGAACTGGGCTGTCCGATCTGCAACTACCAGGAGTTCCAGGCCCGCGAGAGTGACTCGGGCTCCGACCTCGAGGCCTTGGACGGCCTCGGCGCGAAGACGGTCGAGAAACTCGCCGACGCTGGCATCGAGAGCATCGACGACCTGACCGACGCCGATCCGGACGCCGTCGCGGAGGACGTCGACGGCGTCAGCGCCGACCGGATTCGAAACTGGCAGGCGGAAGCCTGA
- a CDS encoding HD domain-containing protein gives MGVEIKETRVTDAEFEAMKEFVFEYLAASVEKEEEGGRMRWYPWHSAEYRFNHILNVVDLSTEIAEGEGADVDVTRVAALFHDVAKLETDQELHAEAGARVAREYLESRVDYPESFITQVCRAIEHHSYQGDLTDLALETQCLIEADMLDKVGANGTALMLLRMGYEARTHMDCDEMVERVLERGYDAASRVQSDTAEGIAHQRLKRVKWFSEWMEDEIAAMG, from the coding sequence GTGGGCGTCGAAATAAAAGAAACCAGGGTCACCGACGCCGAGTTCGAGGCGATGAAGGAGTTCGTCTTCGAGTATCTCGCGGCCAGCGTCGAGAAAGAAGAGGAAGGCGGCCGCATGCGCTGGTACCCGTGGCACTCCGCGGAGTACCGGTTCAACCACATCCTCAACGTGGTCGACCTCTCCACGGAGATCGCGGAGGGGGAAGGCGCCGACGTCGACGTCACCCGCGTCGCCGCCCTCTTTCACGACGTGGCCAAACTCGAGACCGATCAGGAACTCCACGCCGAGGCCGGCGCTCGCGTCGCCCGAGAGTACCTCGAATCTCGCGTCGATTACCCGGAATCGTTCATCACGCAGGTGTGTCGCGCGATCGAACACCACTCGTATCAGGGCGACCTGACCGACCTGGCGCTGGAGACCCAGTGTCTCATCGAGGCCGACATGCTGGACAAGGTCGGTGCAAACGGCACCGCCCTCATGCTGTTGCGGATGGGCTACGAGGCCCGCACGCACATGGACTGCGACGAGATGGTCGAGCGGGTCCTCGAGCGAGGGTACGACGCCGCCTCGCGGGTTCAAAGCGACACCGCCGAGGGCATCGCCCACCAGCGGCTCAAGCGCGTCAAGTGGTTCAGCGAGTGGATGGAAGACGAAATCGCGGCGATGGGCTAA
- a CDS encoding class I SAM-dependent methyltransferase, whose protein sequence is MTDDRDDRKRWNERYNDADFELPSDPIPALERRLETLPDGRALDVATGTGRNAVFLAAAGYDVDAVDVSDEALERAQRRAAERGVDDNVDWARADLAEYDFERDTYDVIAIGFFAALEHLPDIKEALAPGGVLVYEHHLRSSDPVDAGPSGDRYRYRSNDLLRACLDLTVLSYEERRRTVTDGTAAVATIVARNSSGGAQSYPHLESEGFESGDADPA, encoded by the coding sequence GTGACCGACGATCGAGACGACCGCAAGCGGTGGAACGAGCGGTACAACGACGCCGACTTCGAGCTCCCCAGCGACCCGATTCCGGCCCTCGAGCGCCGCCTCGAGACGCTGCCGGACGGCCGCGCGCTCGACGTCGCGACCGGCACCGGGCGCAACGCCGTCTTCCTCGCCGCCGCGGGGTACGACGTCGACGCGGTCGACGTCTCGGACGAAGCCCTCGAGCGCGCGCAGCGGCGAGCCGCGGAGCGCGGCGTCGACGACAACGTCGACTGGGCCCGCGCCGATCTGGCCGAGTACGACTTCGAACGCGATACCTACGACGTCATCGCGATCGGCTTCTTCGCCGCGCTCGAGCACCTCCCCGACATCAAGGAGGCGTTGGCACCGGGTGGCGTGTTGGTCTACGAGCACCACCTCCGCTCGAGCGACCCGGTCGACGCGGGTCCGTCGGGCGACCGCTATCGGTATCGATCGAACGACCTCCTGCGGGCGTGTCTGGACCTGACGGTGCTGTCCTACGAGGAGCGGCGGCGCACCGTCACCGACGGCACCGCCGCAGTTGCAACCATCGTCGCGCGCAACTCGAGCGGCGGCGCGCAGTCGTATCCACACCTCGAGTCGGAGGGTTTCGAGTCGGGGGACGCCGATCCCGCGTAA
- a CDS encoding DUF5797 family protein encodes MTLSEEARDRLADVVELQPTKNSELQDRWGMESGSEVHQYLENELSDYYFRDDNSLIRATAEAADLVDVEPGIESDPEAEGAPSRIRVPELQAQIVQVLAGPDEESESVVSVLHKLRDEFDVDPEAEDVRSGLQSLRRKDVVEVEYRTVPTFRLAVDRDDLEVDISDSD; translated from the coding sequence ATGACCCTTTCCGAGGAGGCCAGGGACCGGTTGGCCGACGTGGTGGAGCTACAGCCGACGAAAAATTCCGAGCTACAGGACCGGTGGGGGATGGAAAGCGGCAGCGAGGTCCACCAGTACCTCGAGAACGAACTGAGCGACTACTACTTCCGGGACGACAACAGCCTGATCCGTGCGACGGCGGAGGCGGCCGACCTCGTCGACGTCGAGCCCGGTATCGAGAGCGATCCGGAGGCCGAGGGTGCGCCCTCCCGAATCCGCGTCCCCGAACTCCAGGCCCAGATCGTGCAAGTGCTGGCCGGCCCCGACGAGGAATCGGAGAGCGTCGTCTCGGTGCTGCACAAGCTTCGCGACGAGTTCGACGTCGATCCCGAAGCCGAGGACGTCCGCTCGGGACTGCAGAGTTTGCGGCGCAAGGACGTCGTCGAGGTCGAGTACCGCACCGTCCCCACGTTCCGGCTGGCCGTCGATCGGGACGACCTCGAGGTCGATATCTCGGATTCGGACTGA
- a CDS encoding MFS transporter yields the protein MIFTFGTPLSYGIFREPFAETFAVSTVAMSTVFSVMLFTFFIGSGLVGVLAARISARAVLLTCAAASAVLAPSLYVVDSYPALVVVFAVLGIALGTVFVLTASIVPRWFDERRGAATGLIFVGNGLGLTVLPPIWQFAISTFGVRRGFLAIMAVTAVAFAVAGVVCRRPAWAEQSATSMGELLAWVRQLAGTRTFQLLFVGMSLAFAWYQLLAAYAVDFFAARGLTDAAASTAFGLIGGVSIISRIGGGYVGDLVGSRRGFLASLACAALGVGLLVVPQFAMLALGVFFVGLGLGGSATLYIPLLMEIFDPEKDTAVIGVFNVAAGIGALAMPPLGTATVAYTGSYTVAILLTLVVVLGAFWLVVTGTRIR from the coding sequence ATGATCTTCACGTTCGGAACGCCGCTGTCCTACGGCATCTTCCGCGAGCCGTTCGCCGAGACGTTCGCCGTCTCGACGGTCGCGATGTCGACGGTCTTCTCCGTCATGCTGTTTACCTTCTTCATCGGCTCCGGGCTCGTCGGCGTCCTCGCCGCGCGGATCTCGGCGCGGGCCGTGCTCCTTACGTGTGCGGCGGCGTCGGCGGTACTCGCGCCGTCGCTGTACGTCGTGGACTCCTACCCGGCCCTCGTGGTCGTCTTCGCGGTGCTCGGCATCGCGTTAGGGACGGTATTCGTCCTGACCGCGTCGATCGTCCCGCGGTGGTTCGACGAGCGCCGCGGCGCCGCGACGGGGTTGATCTTCGTGGGCAACGGCCTGGGACTAACTGTTCTGCCGCCGATCTGGCAGTTCGCGATTTCGACGTTCGGCGTTCGCCGAGGCTTCCTCGCTATCATGGCGGTCACCGCGGTCGCGTTCGCCGTCGCGGGCGTCGTCTGCCGGCGGCCGGCGTGGGCCGAGCAGTCGGCGACGTCGATGGGCGAACTGCTCGCCTGGGTCCGCCAGCTAGCCGGCACCCGTACCTTTCAGCTACTGTTCGTCGGGATGAGCCTCGCGTTCGCGTGGTACCAGCTGCTGGCCGCCTACGCGGTCGACTTCTTCGCCGCGCGCGGGCTGACCGACGCGGCCGCCTCGACCGCGTTCGGCCTCATCGGCGGCGTCAGCATCATCTCCCGGATCGGCGGCGGGTACGTCGGCGACCTCGTGGGCTCGAGGCGGGGCTTTCTGGCCTCGCTGGCCTGCGCGGCCCTCGGGGTCGGCCTGCTGGTCGTCCCGCAGTTCGCGATGCTCGCGCTCGGCGTCTTCTTCGTCGGGCTGGGCTTGGGCGGCTCCGCGACGCTGTACATTCCGCTGTTGATGGAGATCTTCGATCCCGAGAAGGACACGGCGGTCATCGGGGTGTTCAACGTCGCCGCCGGCATCGGCGCGCTCGCGATGCCGCCGCTCGGAACGGCGACCGTCGCGTACACGGGCAGCTACACCGTCGCGATCCTGTTGACGCTCGTCGTCGTCCTCGGGGCCTTCTGGCTGGTCGTGACCGGCACGCGGATTCGGTGA
- a CDS encoding cobalamin B12-binding domain-containing protein has translation MSSQQEGESIRCLVAKVGLDGHDRGAHVVSRAFRDAGFEVIYSGLHKSPEEIVQAAVQEDVDVLGISILSGAHDTLVPKVMDGLAEYGAKEDTLVLVGGVIPEEDRPELKEAGVAAIFGPGTSIQETVEFVRENAPRR, from the coding sequence ATGAGCAGCCAACAGGAAGGGGAATCGATCCGGTGTCTCGTCGCCAAGGTCGGCCTCGACGGCCACGACCGCGGCGCGCACGTCGTGTCGCGGGCGTTTCGGGACGCCGGCTTCGAAGTCATCTACTCCGGCCTCCACAAGTCGCCGGAGGAGATCGTGCAGGCTGCGGTTCAGGAGGATGTCGACGTGCTGGGCATTTCCATTCTGTCCGGCGCCCACGATACGCTCGTCCCGAAAGTCATGGACGGCTTAGCGGAGTACGGCGCCAAGGAGGACACCCTCGTCCTCGTCGGCGGCGTGATCCCCGAGGAGGACCGCCCCGAACTCAAGGAAGCGGGCGTCGCGGCCATCTTCGGTCCCGGCACGTCGATCCAGGAGACCGTCGAGTTCGTCCGCGAGAACGCACCCCGCCGATGA